One Candidatus Schekmanbacteria bacterium DNA segment encodes these proteins:
- a CDS encoding PAS domain S-box protein yields the protein MDKPIENLTRQTKSRSLWFTPAILLAAFILISITVLWIIQTKTYVTKRNQLVEMAESSAESIRLRLNGNRDYLLLLAKERSEGTMNEELFQERASRYVADHSEFINITWVDANFVVHDVAPIASNKQILGLRLELPEPKRASHLAAERRQPVYTQPFEAIQGKPAFEIWVPVFHGDEFLGLFAGVYSCENVLQELIPHQRLQNNQVSLVDVSGNVFCELPATRTLDEKLLHRASLSLPENDMLLQFKGYGPGVLEQSLLLLELLCLAFVIGIVFAMWRLKRETETSKRAEETLAESEAKYRAAIESSLDGFWINDMEGHILEVNDTYLKQSGYNREELLNMCIMDIDSIESPEETADHIRKIKSDGNSLFQTRHRKKDGAEWDVEVNVIYWPAIGNRLFCFFRDITDRKQAEEEIRKLNAELEQRVKDRTAELADKNEELEKMNSVFVGRELRMIELKKKIEELERKTKELEGS from the coding sequence ATGGACAAACCCATAGAAAACCTAACGAGACAAACCAAATCCCGCTCTCTGTGGTTTACCCCAGCCATTTTACTGGCTGCATTCATTCTCATTTCCATAACAGTTCTCTGGATCATTCAGACAAAAACCTATGTGACAAAGCGGAATCAGCTTGTTGAAATGGCAGAATCATCGGCAGAGAGCATACGTCTGCGGCTGAACGGGAACCGGGATTATTTACTTTTGCTGGCAAAAGAGCGCAGCGAAGGGACTATGAATGAAGAATTGTTTCAGGAACGGGCTTCGCGTTATGTGGCGGATCATTCGGAATTTATCAACATTACATGGGTAGATGCAAATTTTGTTGTTCATGATGTGGCACCCATCGCCTCAAATAAACAGATATTGGGGCTACGGCTCGAACTGCCCGAACCCAAGCGCGCTTCGCACCTGGCTGCCGAGCGGAGACAACCTGTTTATACCCAGCCATTCGAGGCAATTCAAGGCAAACCAGCCTTTGAGATATGGGTGCCTGTATTTCATGGCGACGAATTCCTTGGATTGTTCGCCGGGGTCTATTCATGCGAAAATGTTTTGCAGGAGCTAATTCCGCATCAACGTCTTCAAAACAATCAGGTTAGCCTGGTAGATGTGTCAGGAAATGTTTTTTGTGAGTTGCCTGCAACAAGAACTCTGGATGAAAAGCTGCTCCACCGAGCTTCATTGTCTTTGCCGGAAAATGACATGTTGTTACAGTTCAAAGGATATGGGCCTGGGGTTCTTGAACAGAGCTTGTTATTGCTGGAATTACTCTGTCTGGCATTTGTGATCGGAATAGTTTTCGCAATGTGGAGACTGAAACGTGAAACCGAAACAAGTAAGCGGGCGGAAGAAACACTGGCAGAAAGTGAAGCAAAATACAGGGCGGCTATCGAGAGTTCGTTAGACGGCTTCTGGATTAATGACATGGAAGGACATATCCTAGAGGTTAATGACACTTATTTAAAACAGTCTGGTTACAACCGCGAGGAACTGCTTAACATGTGTATAATGGACATTGATAGTATTGAGTCACCGGAAGAAACAGCTGATCACATTCGGAAGATTAAGAGTGATGGCAACAGCCTTTTCCAGACCAGGCATAGAAAAAAAGATGGAGCTGAATGGGATGTTGAAGTGAATGTTATTTACTGGCCCGCTATTGGCAACCGGTTATTTTGCTTCTTCCGTGACATCACCGACCGCAAGCAGGCAGAAGAAGAAATCCGCAAGCTCAATGCCGAACTCGAACAACGGGTTAAGGACAGAACCGCCGAGCTTGCAGACAAGAATGAGGAGCTGGAAAAAATGAACAGTGTTTTTGTGGGCCGGGAGCTTAGGATGATTGAGCTGAAAAAAAAGATAGAAGAACTGGAGAGAAAGACAAAGGAACTTGAAGGAAGCTGA
- a CDS encoding response regulator has product MRLIKPPLRHSFIVTLLIVAAATIIRAEFFADLGRVTPYITCYPAVVFAALYGGAFAGILATVLSSGISFFWTQQGFLSSVEVLSLGVFFISCTIISLVAEAMHRARIQARVAQEKAEEANRAKSIFLANMSHELRTPMNAIIGFSNLLRNDATVSAECRRKLEIINRSGEHLLQIINNVLDMAKVESGRTTLLETVFDLHALMRNISDLLRERAESRGLTLTLEIDGTAPRAVLADESKLRQVVINLAGNAIKFTQKGGVTLRLRSQPLDEPRRVTLVIEVKDTGIGIAAEDQQRIFEPFTQLGNRSDQKGTGLGLTITRQFVELMGGRISVESVPDHGSTFTVEMQLETTETAESAAGNVQSGMAHLAPGQPEQRILIVEDQEENWQLLSQVLEQAGFPVRVAKNGAEGVEMFQSWRPHFIWMDWRMPVMDGLEATRCIRALEGGIEVKIVVLTASVLKEEREQVLAAGTDDFELKPIQLGKIYDCLARHLGVRFVPDETPSPLAAEPVPDSSRPESPAVRDGELQDAAASGKVTILAVDDTPESLAFLVEILTPAGYAVQTAASGDTALAAVTANPSDLILLDICMKGMDGLEVCRRIKANDQTRHIPIIMLSAFPKVEDWKQFLEVGAADYMAKPFQTAELLARIQTHLALSQASDELKQRAVMLGQLNEQLQAELAKRQCAEDELRQSLDLAAQARCEVLDMLEDQKRAEAALRKSEERFKALADTSPLAIYLSVGLEQKADYINPTFVRLFGYTLDEIPTAEHWWPLAYPDERYRCQIEDEWQKRVAQAIERRSEIELMEAMVTCKDGSRKNILWGFKAIGEENWAFGLDITERKQAEEEIRKLNAELEQRVATRTAELEEKNEELEKMNSVFVGRELRMIELKERIKELEEKIGS; this is encoded by the coding sequence ATGAGACTGATAAAACCACCCCTCCGGCACAGCTTTATTGTGACACTCCTGATCGTTGCGGCAGCCACTATCATCCGCGCTGAGTTCTTTGCAGATTTGGGAAGAGTAACCCCTTACATAACGTGTTATCCCGCTGTGGTGTTCGCGGCCTTATACGGCGGAGCGTTTGCAGGCATCCTCGCCACCGTACTTTCGTCGGGTATCAGCTTCTTTTGGACCCAGCAGGGCTTTTTGTCTTCAGTAGAAGTGCTGTCGCTGGGAGTTTTTTTCATCAGTTGTACCATAATCTCCCTGGTCGCCGAGGCAATGCACCGCGCCCGCATCCAGGCAAGGGTGGCCCAGGAGAAAGCCGAGGAGGCCAACCGCGCCAAAAGTATTTTTCTGGCGAACATGAGCCACGAACTGCGCACCCCGATGAACGCCATCATCGGATTTTCCAACTTGCTGCGGAACGACGCCACCGTTTCCGCTGAGTGCAGGCGGAAGCTGGAGATCATCAACCGCAGCGGAGAACACCTGCTGCAGATCATCAACAACGTGCTGGACATGGCCAAGGTCGAGTCCGGGAGGACCACTCTGCTGGAAACCGTCTTTGATCTGCACGCGCTGATGCGGAACATCTCCGACCTGTTGCGTGAGCGTGCCGAATCCCGGGGGCTGACTTTGACGCTGGAGATTGACGGGACGGCGCCCCGCGCCGTGCTGGCAGATGAAAGCAAGCTGCGGCAGGTTGTCATCAACCTGGCCGGCAATGCCATCAAGTTTACCCAAAAAGGAGGAGTGACACTGCGTCTCCGGAGCCAACCATTGGACGAACCCAGGCGTGTCACACTGGTGATTGAAGTCAAAGACACCGGCATTGGCATCGCCGCCGAAGACCAGCAGCGCATTTTCGAGCCGTTCACCCAGCTCGGCAACCGGTCCGACCAGAAAGGAACAGGGCTGGGGCTGACTATCACGCGCCAGTTTGTAGAACTGATGGGTGGCAGGATTAGCGTCGAGAGCGTGCCGGACCATGGCTCGACATTCACGGTTGAGATGCAGCTAGAGACCACAGAAACTGCCGAATCGGCGGCCGGAAATGTGCAGTCGGGCATGGCGCACCTTGCGCCGGGCCAGCCAGAACAACGGATACTGATTGTCGAAGATCAGGAGGAGAATTGGCAGTTGCTGAGTCAAGTGTTGGAGCAGGCAGGCTTTCCGGTGCGCGTGGCAAAAAATGGCGCGGAAGGGGTCGAGATGTTTCAATCGTGGCGGCCGCATTTCATCTGGATGGACTGGCGGATGCCGGTGATGGATGGACTGGAGGCCACCCGCTGCATCCGAGCCCTCGAAGGCGGGATCGAGGTCAAGATCGTCGTTCTCACCGCCTCGGTGCTTAAGGAGGAACGCGAGCAGGTGCTGGCGGCTGGGACAGATGATTTCGAGCTCAAGCCGATCCAGTTAGGGAAAATTTACGATTGCCTGGCGCGTCACCTCGGAGTGCGGTTTGTCCCGGACGAAACGCCGTCACCCCTGGCCGCAGAGCCGGTCCCTGATTCGTCGCGCCCCGAGTCTCCGGCAGTTCGCGACGGGGAGTTGCAAGATGCCGCCGCCAGCGGCAAAGTCACCATCCTGGCTGTGGACGACACTCCCGAATCGCTGGCGTTCCTGGTGGAGATACTGACCCCGGCGGGCTACGCAGTGCAGACCGCCGCCAGCGGCGATACGGCACTGGCCGCTGTGACCGCCAACCCATCGGACTTGATCCTACTGGACATCTGCATGAAGGGCATGGACGGACTGGAGGTTTGTCGGCGAATCAAAGCAAACGATCAGACACGGCACATTCCCATCATCATGCTCAGCGCTTTTCCCAAGGTTGAGGATTGGAAACAATTTCTGGAAGTTGGAGCGGCGGATTACATGGCCAAACCGTTCCAGACCGCGGAACTCCTGGCGCGTATCCAAACTCACCTGGCCTTGAGCCAGGCGAGCGATGAGCTCAAACAACGGGCGGTCATGCTCGGCCAGCTCAACGAGCAATTGCAAGCCGAGCTTGCAAAGCGCCAGTGCGCGGAGGATGAACTGCGCCAAAGTCTTGACCTGGCCGCACAGGCCCGGTGCGAAGTACTCGACATGCTTGAGGACCAGAAACGGGCGGAAGCCGCGTTGCGGAAGAGCGAGGAAAGATTCAAGGCGCTGGCAGACACCTCGCCGCTTGCCATCTATCTGTCGGTGGGCCTCGAACAGAAAGCGGACTACATCAACCCAACTTTTGTCCGTCTGTTCGGCTATACGCTGGATGAAATCCCGACAGCGGAACACTGGTGGCCGCTGGCCTATCCGGACGAAAGATACCGCTGTCAGATAGAAGATGAATGGCAGAAGAGAGTAGCGCAAGCCATCGAACGCCGCTCAGAGATCGAGCTGATGGAGGCCATGGTCACTTGCAAGGACGGCTCCCGAAAGAACATCCTTTGGGGTTTCAAAGCCATCGGTGAAGAAAACTGGGCGTTCGGCCTTGATATCACTGAGCGTAAGCAGGCGGAAGAAGAAATCCGAAAGCTCAATGCCGAACTAGAACAACGAGTAGCGACACGTACCGCTGAGCTTGAAGAGAAGAATGAGGAGCTGGAAAAAATGAACAGTGTTTTTGTGGGCCGGGAGCTTAGGATGATTGAGCTAAAAGAAAGGATCAAGGAGCTTGAAGAAAAAATTGGAAGCTAA
- a CDS encoding class I SAM-dependent methyltransferase: MKKKLEANDLSRIETPRSKTDHGESTKSQIIHWASFYDVVFGWLLRRTHDEVVRLATSSPGERVLDVGCGTGSLAIALKASVGQTGLVHGIDASPEMIEVSRRNASRASADVNFTVGLGEAIPFPNETFDLVVSQLAIHHLPDDLKQSAIKEMHRVLKPNGRCMIVDFEPPKSITGRFATRMFLRPMIKINVKNYLPLMEEAGFTNIETGETRHRLLSFIRGQVAGC, from the coding sequence TTGAAGAAAAAATTGGAAGCTAACGACTTGTCACGGATTGAAACACCACGGTCCAAAACAGATCATGGCGAAAGTACAAAGAGCCAAATCATACACTGGGCATCTTTCTACGATGTAGTGTTCGGGTGGCTCCTCCGGCGTACGCACGACGAAGTTGTCCGCCTTGCTACGTCAAGCCCGGGGGAGCGGGTGCTTGATGTGGGCTGTGGGACCGGGAGCCTTGCGATCGCATTAAAGGCTTCGGTTGGTCAGACAGGTTTGGTGCATGGAATTGACGCTTCACCGGAAATGATCGAAGTGTCGCGCCGCAACGCATCAAGAGCAAGCGCTGATGTGAACTTCACGGTAGGTTTAGGAGAAGCAATACCTTTTCCCAATGAGACATTCGACCTGGTCGTTAGCCAGCTTGCGATTCACCACTTACCAGACGACCTTAAGCAGTCTGCCATCAAAGAGATGCATCGGGTACTGAAGCCGAACGGAAGGTGCATGATTGTTGATTTTGAGCCTCCCAAATCCATCACCGGCCGCTTCGCGACACGGATGTTTCTAAGACCAATGATAAAGATAAACGTAAAAAATTATCTCCCTCTTATGGAAGAAGCCGGCTTTACTAATATCGAAACCGGCGAAACCCGGCATCGCCTGCTGTCCTTTATCCGTGGACAAGTTGCGGGGTGTTAG
- a CDS encoding DUF3088 domain-containing protein, whose product MAKHVLFLLKPGFNDEKGGPYFCPECAMVEGLLKYAPQIESKLDIRRIDFPRPRKEIIGLIGDANQGCPVLVIAGDSAQPAEAKKSSETGKAFISGGTEICEFLGKIFSVVRPH is encoded by the coding sequence ATGGCAAAACATGTTTTGTTTTTACTGAAACCAGGCTTTAATGATGAAAAGGGTGGACCTTATTTTTGTCCGGAGTGCGCGATGGTAGAGGGTTTATTAAAGTATGCACCGCAAATCGAGAGTAAGCTTGATATACGGAGAATCGATTTTCCGAGACCCCGTAAGGAAATTATTGGATTAATCGGCGATGCCAATCAGGGATGTCCTGTACTCGTGATTGCCGGAGATTCTGCTCAGCCTGCTGAAGCCAAAAAAAGCTCGGAGACAGGGAAAGCATTCATCTCAGGCGGTACCGAGATATGCGAGTTTTTGGGCAAAATATTCAGTGTCGTAAGACCTCATTAA